AACTTGAGCTTAAGCTCGAGTTCGTAAAGAATACTATTCGAGCTGAGTTAGGCTTAACTCAAGCTTGAGTTAggctgttaaattttttaatgtatgATCTGATCAAAGTTCAAgcctaaattttaaaacaacctctagatatttatctatagtataaatatataatacgtAACTATATAAGACATATTATACAATATAGCATATAACTATAGTTTATAGGtagcaaattaacaatataattatatataactagatAATAGAAACTATagtatatttataaatatagtatatagttatacttgaagaagaaaaatgaatctAGTTTGACTATTATGTTAGATGCTCTACTTGTTAgtatgttaatattttttttttagagaaaacgagtgaatttattaaaatgaaaatcaaatcaagtaCAACACTCAGCTAAAATAATATCAGATATACATTGCAGACATTCCTTTAAAAGAACATATTCCTCCCTAATAGTTAACGCTTCCTTTGCAAGCCTATGGGCTGCACCATTTAAACCCCGCTTCTCATGCTTAACCTTTCATTGGTGTATGGAGTTCAATACCCCTCTAGCATCATCTATTAaatgttaatattaatatataacacacacacatatataataatataaataacatatatagaaatattgAGTTACCTATAATTAACTATATTTACTAAGTTGCATATTTActtagtatatattaattaactagataatatgttagtttatgaactaactagttagtatgttatttatataaatattaagtaatttatataaGGGGAAAATGCATTGTACCCCACTGAAGTTTGACAtctttttcaattcgaaccccaatgtttaaaaatttgcaatatacccttataaaatttcaaaaatttgtaattcGAACAATCCTTTAGTTATTGCTATCTGAGAAAATGGAATGTCTACCACGTGACACTTAGGtgatttttttgggcttattatCCCTAGATTGCCCCCAACCCATGATTACTCAATCCCCTCATCAAATGGCGTTGCTCGCCTAAGAAAATCGtctttatgagttttttttttcttcaaaattttgagggATTGGAGTTTGGTTTTTGACGGAGAGTGAGAATGCAGGCTTGAGATGAGATCATGGAGCTGCAATGGCAGAACAGTCAGGTGGTGATGCACAGCTAGAACCATAGGTCGACGAGAAGATCTTCGCTGTCCAAGTACGATGACGCTGTGCTCCCTGAGGAGCAATCGGCGGCCAGGGAGATCCGATCGAAACAAGAACCATGTAACGGTCCAAAGAAAAACTCTAGCCACATCtgtgctattactccaaaaggattagtcaatttggagtttccctaaaattcattataaagcctagtttcacataataactaggcaatgtgagacttagcacccatggctatttttataaactaccgactctatgtgggctttttctcatcttcccaatatgggatcggggtgttacaaactccccctcttaaattcctgacgtcctcgtcaagGCCACGTCATCCAGTACTCTAGTACCACATAACCTGGTGctactaggtggctttgataccacttgtatcGACCCAGGAAAAAGTGCTAGCTatatctgcgctattactccaaaatgactagtcaatttggagcttttatagaattcattataaagtccaaTTACACTtagtaactaagcaatgtgagacttagcacatatgaatatctttataaactatctactctatgtgggtttcttctcatcttttcaatatgaGATCGGGGTGCTACAAACAGGCCGCTCACAACCAGAACCCCTAGTTGTTCATGCAAGAAGACGAAATGGCTTCCTGGCTTCATTACCCTCTCATGGACAACGAACCTGCCTTGGACAGCACTTTCTGCACCAACCTTCTCTATCTGAGTAACAATCACGGCAATTGCAACAGTATGAACCCTACACTCCATACCAACGATGTCACAAAGCTTCATCAGGCCGTGATGTAGGAGTTGGGGACCTCTCTACAGCCGATACCTCTAGCGAGGAGGATGGAGCTGGCGGAGTCTAAGGTGCAGAACTTCGTGCACTTCTTGAGGCACAAGGCAAAGGTTGTCTGAGGAGAAGGGTTTAATCGAAAGTCGGTAGTGAGGGAATCGACGGGACATTATCGAATGCCGGCGTCAGCGGCTAGGCCTTCCGTTACGGTCCACAGATGTCGAACGTAGCAGAATTAGAGGCCTGCGGGGTTGGTAAACACTCTTGGATGTTATCATGGGCAGTGTGGATATTTCACAATATGGGTAGGGGGCAATCTGGGTAGAATATGCCTAAAAAAATCATGTGAGTGTCACGTAGTAGATTTTTCGTCTTCTCAGACAATAATAACTAGTGGatggtttaaattgaaattttttgaaacattatgagggtacattgcaaatttttaaatatttgggtttgaattgaaaaagaaGTCAAACTTCAGGGtagtaaaatgcattttttcttttatataacatagattacttaattactaattatacatactaaatttatataactaacgAGTTGGGCAAACGAACCAATCGAGCTTTAAATGAGCTGAGCTTGCGAACCCCTATCGAGTTTTATCAAGCAAGTCGGGTATGTATCATTTACCAATCGTGCGAGTTTATATAGTAACAAGCAGGTTTGTACAGTATCAAGCTCGAGTTCAGGTCGAGTTAAACTGAGCGGATTGTTGAACAGACTGATTTATTTATAGCCTTACATGTTACTAAAACAACAATATGTAAACCAAATCctttaaaatgtgttttctttttttttaaaaaaaaaaaatttgatgtgacataaatataaaaatatataatttttagtgatttgttaatgttttatgtattgaattgtttgttaatatataggGTTAAATTCTCTTTACCCCTtaaagttttaggggtttttcattttgaaccccaatgtttaaaaattgacaatgtacccccctaatgtttcaaaattttttaattcagaccctccgttactaattttcgtctaattggacggaaatcatcccttgtgcgtctcacgtgagattttaatgccctctattctaattttaccctcattaaaactgatgaaattgagggtaattacgtaatttcataggttttaatgagggtaattacataatttcataggttttaatgagggcaaaattgaaatagagggtATCAAAATGCCACGTGAGAtacacgtgggatgatttccgtccaattagacgaaaattagtaattgagggtctgaattgaaatttttttaaacattagggaggtacattgccaatttttaaacattggacggaaatcatttCATGTGCGTCTCGCGTGGGATTTTAATGCactctattccaattttaccctcattaaaacttatgaaattgagggtaattatataatttcataggttttaatgagggtaattacataatttcataggctttaatgagggcaaaattgaaatagagggcatcaaaatgcCACGTGAGATACACGTGAGAtaattttcgtccaattagatggaaattagtaatggagggtctgaattgaaaatttttaaaatattaggagggtacattgccaatttttaaatattgagattcaaattaaaaaacctatgaaatttcagggggtaaagtgaattttttcctaatatatatatattttaccatAGAGTAAAATACACTAGTAAAAATCATCAGTAAACCAACCCGCACTCTTCACGAGGAGCCACTGATCAGTCACGTACGCCACCATGATCATCGTATGTATCTTAATGTCAGCCACCGTATGGTCCGGAACATATATACGATGTACACAAGTGAATATGCGGATAAAAGACTTTACTGTTATGAGGCTCATAATTGGACCTCCAGCTTAACAACAGTAAACCTACGACTTGGTCTAAGCCTTGGAAAGCATAGCAGCAGCCCATCATTTTCAATAGCAAATTGGTGTCTTgtatatattacttataatGCAGACTTTATTGGATTCTTTTGAGTGATAGAATGCAGAGACCAGGCAAGGGGCTCCCTGTTCCTGATTTGTTTATATGTGATGGAAACTTCTTTCAGCTAATAAATAGGGGTTGGAAAGCTCgggacaagaaaagaaaaaaagacaaaaagatatTGGGGTTGGAACGTGTTGATTGAAATTAGAGAGGCTATCATTTGACTTGTGGCTTCTCTCAATAAATATAGCTCTATTCTCCAAAGCCAAAAGTCTTGTGATTGTGAAGAAACAAGGGAACCTCCCTCAGAAGCATCTCTTGTTTTAAAAGCACCCTCTTGGATCATAGCAGAGTGAGAAAACAGAGAGCTTGAGAGATGGGAAGGGCTCCTTGCTGTGACAAGGCCAACGTGAAAAGAGGGCCATGGTCTCCTGAAGAAGATGCCAAGTTGAAGGAGTATATAGAAAAATCTGGGACTGGAGGGAATTGGATTGCTCTGCCTCAGAAAGCTGGTAATTTAGATTTTCTTGtcttgtctttttgttttccatcaTTTTTTTGTTCCAACTGAAATGAGGCTCTTGTAGGGCTTGTTTGTATTctcttatatttatatatgttttgtttggtttggtttccATCAGGTCTTAAGAGGTGTGGGAAGAGCTGCAGATTAAGATGGCTTAACTATCTCAGACCCAATATTAAACATGGTGAATTCTCTGATGATGAAGACAGGATAATATGCAGCCTCTTTGCTACCATAGGAAGCAGGTAATCATAATATTTctatccaaatttttcaccccTTTTTTACTGAAAGAGGTAAATTAATCAACCCAACAAACAAAGTACAATAATTTTTGTTTCCCTGAGCTGGAAGAAAAGTAGCTTCTTTTCtgtcttctcttttttgttctttatctTAACTGCATCTGCATGACATGAGTACTCAGTTTACATTTCTTGTTATGCAAGTAATTTTTCATAACAAGTGAGTATTTTTTAAGTGCAGGTGGTCAATAATAGCAGCACAGTTGCCAGGGAGGACTGACAATGATATCAAGAACTACTGGAACACCAAGCTGAAGAAGAAATTAATGGGTGTATTTCCTCCACCCCAGAGGAAATCCCACCAAGTCTCAAATGTCCTTCAAgcttcttcatcatcaccatcatcatcaacatccACATCATCATACCAAGGCAGCAGCAGCACATACTACAACACTACCCCTCCAAGCTCTTTCACAGGTCTAGAGCCCATTTCATTCACATCAACCCTTTTGAGCAGCAATTATTCTACTAATGCAGCAGCTCAACTTCTCCATGCCCACCAAAGCTACCAAGTAAAAGATCATAATAATCTGCTCATCTTTGGAAGTGATCATCAAGCAGCTAGTTGCAGCTCCTCTGATGGAAGTTCTAGCAGCCTGAATGAATATGGTGCTACTGATCTGCAGAATTGTTTCTACAATGTGATTGAAGGAAACCAGAGGTTCATGATCTCCAATGGTGGTGATTTCAACGCTTGGATTGAAAACCCATTGGACTATTATGGCCCTGAGGAAATCAAGCGGTTGATTAGCACTGGAAgttgcaacaacaacaaccaccTTTATTTTGATGAACACAAAACAGAGGAAACACTTCAAACACACTACTTCTGATGCTGACTGTGGGTGAAATCAGGAAAAGATTTGAAGGGTAAAGGAAGTGATGGGTTGAAGATTTAGATTTAACTTTCCAAGAAGTTTGAAGGCTCAGATTTGCAAGTGGGGTTAATATGTTCTTGTCTTGTTGATGGAAACACTTTTGAAAGTACATGTAAAAGTTTTCCTTTGTGCATttctttttgggaaatggtgtaTGTTTTAGTACAGTTTTAGCTGCAGTACTGGTTTAGACATAAATTTCATCCATGCACAATTACTTCAGTAAATATCCATCAAATCTTTCAAGTAATTGAGCACTCTTTCTATCTTatgattttatattaattagCTTGAAGGTGAAGGCCTTGGATATTTGTCGGTATCATCtgataataattaaagaaaatggaCTTAATGATAATCCTAATCTTAGTCTTCTTAAACAAGTATAATTTATAAAGGGCACATTAATTATACAAAGAAAAGCAGGCATTAAACTAATTGTACAATTATACAATGATGTTCTTAATTATACAATTATCAAGTGCCAAGTGGGGCAAAGTAACATGACTAACTTTGTTGTTGTCGATCTAATGGCACAGATTATGGCATGAAGATGAGaacatgattaaaaaaaaaaaaaatcatgttagGTTCCTGTCAAGCAAcatttatatcaatcaaatcattattgATAAATACAAGAGTTCgaccattatttttgttattttaatttttttgttttaattaaaataattcacATGTTGTCCGGTCATACGTGTGAAGATGGAGtataaaagtattaattaaataattagatttattattttctataagtttaagtttttgagataagtgattaattaatttaatacgGTGTGAATACAAAAGTCTTAAATTCGAATCTTGTTTCCACCATTGATCACCCCATTTTCGTTGAAAATTCCACATGGTGGGtatcacttttttattaaagacgtgtaagttttgtttttgaaaacatacaattttaaaggctaaactgcgTTTTAAAAGTCAAACTGTGCGCGATTCTGTCAAACGcgtaattgcatttttaaaaatcacgttttcaaatttaaaattgttacttttaaatcgtactttttaaaatcacaaacccaaacGAACTCTAAAAATTTGAGCTCAGCCGTGAGAGAAtgtactattaaaatattaactaaataactAGATTCATTATTTCAACTTAAAGCCTAATTAAACCTTAAGATAAGTTGTAATTCAACAATCATGCATTGAATGCATTGGATATTTATTAAATGCATGATGATGGATGCGATGACATATGTTAGCACCtaccataaaaagaaaagaaagatgaagatgaaacATGTGATGAGGATTTAAATAATTGATTATCCTTAGACAAGGACTGCCCCAGCAATATTAAGGGGCAGAAGCTTGGATTAGAAAATGGATTaatcaaaaacaaatccaaGTTGGGGAACAGAAGACAAGTCACCCATAGAATCCTCATGGGGAAGCAGTCCAAGGGCCATCAAAAACAAATATGGCCTCAAGATAATAATGATGCTTAGATTTAGACAGATTAAGTATTTTAATAATTActcacaaaaaagaaagaaagtattttaataattaattttgaagatAAAAGAGATGGGTGTGTGTGTTGACGATTAAACGCATTGACCTTTTCACCATTTTTGTTTGATTCTCGTACTAGATTATTAGAATAATGGGGTTTGCCAGCTAAAGgcattttgtgaaaaaagatTGGAGAAATGTTTTTGTCTTGATGCTAATGGGATAGGTTTTCTGGGAATGTCTTTTCTAGTGGAGTTCAAAAGGTCAAAAGGTGTGGCACCTACTGACAAACTACTTTCTTCATAATGCaacgttttctttttttcctttttaaattataggaaaaaaattatttgattattttagtatattgaactttaaaaaaaaaaaaaaaatcaatctcacCATTCCGTTAggaatttttgttaaatcataacAGAGGTTGttgaaatttctaaaatacccttattttaaaatacaaatttaattttaagttaagggtaattttgtaatttaataaagTTTACGAGAgtataatgataattttatcattttattgttTGATTAAACCCCAAACCTTAACCGGAGGAAGGGGCCAAGGGGGTGAGATTGCAAAAACTTGAAAGTtcgatatactaaattgagagtttttaaactttgagaagaacattataaaagtgataaaaattcAAGtgaattaagtgaagtttctcttaaattttaagGAGAACTTcactttcaattatttgttcttTCTTTATACTTATAAATATTCtttgcttatttattttttattcaagaaaaaaaataaacttcattaaagaaagagagagaatgaagaaataaCTTTTAAAGTGAGCTCAACTATATTTTAGATCGGAAAATCACTATAGCTCAACTCTATTTTAAGTTAGAGATGGCTAATCAAATGTTGTGAGGCTTTTTGAAAGAGTTTTATCTAAATTTATATAACAATCCATTTTAGGTAACTTGTCTTAGCAATTAAAGTGACAGACTTGACGTTTCTTATGCAAtgatggaatatatatatatatatatatatatatatatatatatatactagaaaatagaaaatttaaattgaa
Above is a genomic segment from Corylus avellana chromosome ca9, CavTom2PMs-1.0 containing:
- the LOC132192148 gene encoding transcription factor RAX2 — translated: MGRAPCCDKANVKRGPWSPEEDAKLKEYIEKSGTGGNWIALPQKAGLKRCGKSCRLRWLNYLRPNIKHGEFSDDEDRIICSLFATIGSRWSIIAAQLPGRTDNDIKNYWNTKLKKKLMGVFPPPQRKSHQVSNVLQASSSSPSSSTSTSSYQGSSSTYYNTTPPSSFTGLEPISFTSTLLSSNYSTNAAAQLLHAHQSYQVKDHNNLLIFGSDHQAASCSSSDGSSSSLNEYGATDLQNCFYNVIEGNQRFMISNGGDFNAWIENPLDYYGPEEIKRLISTGSCNNNNHLYFDEHKTEETLQTHYF